From the Roseofilum capinflatum BLCC-M114 genome, the window CTGTGGTGATGTCCCACACCCGTAGGGTATTGTCCCAACTCCCAGAAATGACCTTGGAGCCATCGGGGGTGATGGCGATAGAGGTGACATCATTCTGATGACCCTCCAGGACGGCTAAGGACTCTCCTGTGGTGATGTCCCACACCCGTAGGGTATTGTCGTTACTTCCCACCAAAGTACTCCCACTGCCAGAAATGACCTTGGAGCCATCGGGGGTGATGGCAATGGAGTTGACCGTACTCTGATGACCCTCCAGGACGGCTAAGGACTCTCCTGTGGCTATGTCCCACACCCGCAGGGTATTGTCCTCACTGCCAGAAATGACCTTGGAGCCATCGGGGGTGATGGCGATGGAGGTGACATCATTCTGATGACCCTCCAGGACGGCTAAGGACTCTCCTGTGGTGATGTCCCACACCCGTAGGGTATTGTCGTTACTGCCAGAAATGACCTTGGAGCCATCGGGGGTGATGGCGATAGAGGTGACATCATTCTGATGACCCTCCAGGATGGCTAAGGACTCTCCTGTGGTGATGTCCCACACCCGTAGGGTATTGTCGTTACTTCCCACCAAAGTACTCCCACTGCCAGAAATCACCTTGGAGCCATCGGGGGTGATGGCGAGAGACCTGACCGAAGCCTGATGACCCTGGAACAGTTGACGTTCGCGACTAACTTGCACGGTTTCCGCTAAACTCGATTGCACCAAGGGCAAAACTTGCCCCAGTTTCTGCTCACTTCTGGCAGTGGTTGCAATAGCACGAGTCAGGGCTGGTACAGGTCTAACTTCCACCAGCCTCTGTGCGAACAAGGCATCAGCTCGCACTTCTGCCTCCACCCTCCGTCGCTCTGCCTGCCATCCAAACAAACCTGCGGCGGCTGCCAAAACTGTCATCACTCCTCCCACAGCCACTGCCCCTTGTAGCACCCGTCGGCGCTGCTTTTCTCGCTCCTGGATACTCTTCTCTCGCTTCTCGATACTCTCACGAATAAACTCTTGTTGCTCCTTACTCAGTTCTCCTCTGCGCTCTTGCAACCAATACTCCGCCTGAATCAACCGCTTCCCTTGCAGCCAGTCCCCCAATTTCCGCTCCACTTCTAACTGCTCTTGCCAACGGCGAAACTCCCAGTCCTCCTTAATCCACTCTTGAAACCGTTCCCATTCTCGAATTAACGCCTCATGGATTAACTCAACCGTTTTTGTCCCCTCATTGCGATTCGTCACCACCAGGCGATAGTCTCCCTTCGCCAACTCCTGAGCCAGAGACCACTGTTGCTCCCCCAACTCAGAGCTAGTCACAATTTTCCGAGTATGGCGATTTTCCACTCCCGGATACACCAGTTGAATAAACAGTTGCCGCATCGTGTCCTGTTCCTCTGGCTTCAGAGCCTGAAACTTCGCCTCCGCATGTTGGGCAATCGCCCCCTTTACGCCGCCAATCTGCTCATAGGCTTCATGGGTGAGCCATCCCCGCTCATGGGCATCCCACAGTTGCTTGAGGGCAAACTCCACCAACGGCAAACAACCCGCTTGCTCCACCAACGTTGCCTCCTTCTCCGTCAGTGCATCCTCTAATATCCGTTCAGTCAACCCGTCCTGGATTTGCACCAACCCCTGAGCCGGTCGTTCAATTATCGCCCGCAACTGCTCCACCCCCATTGGCTTCACCTTCACATCCCCATCCAACACCTCCGCTAACCGAGGCTCAGACAGGGCATTTTCCATAAAGTCTGCCCGCATCGTAAACAGCAGCGTTACCCGGCGCTTCCCCTGGTTGAGCGCTGCCACCCCTTCCAGCACCCGTTCCAGAAACACACTGCGCTTTTCTGTGGTAAAGACCTCTTCAAACTGGTCAATCACCAACACTATCCGCTTCTGCGGGTGACGCTCCAACACAGAACCGAGCCACTTCTCAACCGTTAAGGGGTCATCTTGCAACCGTTGAGCCACAATCGGCGCGTTTAAGTTCTCCTCTTGCAGTTCCGTCTCTGGAGCAGTCAACCGCAACAACGCCCGCGCCAGTTCATACAACGGATCATTTTTCGGCCGCAACGACTCCATCAACCAACCGGACTGTTTCTCTAACTCAGGCAGCAACCCCGCAAACACCACGGAAGACTTACCACTCCCCGACGGCCCAATTACCGGTACAATCTCTCGACCCTCAACAGCCTGCACCAACTCCTGAATCAAGGCATCTCGACCAAAGAATAAATGTTGGTCATCTTTCCCAAACGCCGATAAACCCAGATAGGGACAAGGCAAGGACAGGGGCGGCGCTTGACCCCCCACCCACCGCAAATCAGGCAACGGTTGCCCCTGTTCCTCCTCGCTCCCCCGTTGATGCAGCAACTCCAGCACAACCACCAACATGGCCTTAATCTCTTGCAATTCCTGATGAATGCCGGACTCCACGCGCTCCAAAGCCTGACAAATATCCTCACGGGTAGCCAGTTTCTGAAAGGCTTCCTTAAACTCCTTCTCGATATTGTCCAGTTGGGCTAAGGTCTTGCCATGCAAATCCAGCAACATGCCCGCAAACGCTTCTCCCCCATTGGCTGCATCGTCTTTGAGGACTTCCCGCAGATTTTTATTAAAGTTGAGCTGCAACTCCTGGGCTAAAGCGTTGATGACATTGGCATAGTCTGCCAACTCCCCCAACAGCGCCCCCTGCTGGCAACCCTGCTCAAACAGCCAAGTCGCCAAGTCGCGCCACTCCTCCGCCCGCAAGACTTGATACTGGCTAAACTCCTCCGGACTCTGGGCAAAAATATTAACGAGTTTCTCTTCCCGCACGGACTCAAACAGGGTCAGGTTTTGGGCTTGTTCTTCCCACTGGAGCCAATAGGCCTCGGTCTGAGTCGCCAAGTGTTCCAATTGACCTTGAATTTTTGGATACTGAGGACTGATTTTCCCCAAAGCCAAGGTTATCGCCAGGGCCGCCGCCTTCGCTAAATCCTGATTACGCAAAACCTCCCGGTTATCGCGTAACTTATCGACCAACGCCCCTAAGTTATTCGCCACCATCCCCGCCGTGAAGTTGGAGATTCCAGTCAGCGCTCCCACAGCGATCGCCCCACCAATGGGGTTTGCCAACGCCAAAGCACCCGCGCCAATAGAGCCTAACCCCAACAGCGCCGTCCCACCCAAGAGTGACTTATTTAACCGGAGAATGTGTTTAATGTCCATAGCTGCTGCTGCCCTGTGGCTACCAGAAACCCGGTTTCTCCAAGAAACCGGGTTTCTAAACCTCGCCAAGGTTTTTCCGATACTGTTGTTCTGATTATAGGCTAACTGAAAGAGAGCTTGCGCTCTGAAGTCATACAATCTTGCAAATAAAGATCGATTAGCTCCTGACAAGAGATTCCTTGCTCTTGAGCCATAGCTTCAAAATATTCAATGACCTCAATTCTCAAAGAAAGGGTCACTTGTTTTTTTAACTGCTTGGCAAAAGGATTAGGTCTTCTTTTTAGTTTTGAAAGATCGTATTCTATTTTCATTGATTAATAATTGTTCGTTCATTTTCTTCCTTAACGATCCCACTCTTCTCTGAGCGTATGTAGCGATCGCCCCTCATCCCCCTACCCCCTTCTCCCGCGGGAGAAGGGGGAAAAAGTCCCTCTCCCACGGGAGAGGGATATAGGGAGAGGGCATCCCCCCCATCCCCCCATCCCATATTGATGGGACGCTCACAGGTGCTTAAAATGGGATCGTGTCCCATTCGTATCATCTAGAACCACTGTGACTACCACTCCAATCAATCCTCCTCAAACCATCGCCTCCGTACCCGATCGCCTCGGCCGGTTTGGTCAGTTTGGCGGCAAATATGTCCCCGAAACCCTCATGCCTGCCCTAGCTGAACTAGAGCAAGCCTACGATCATTATCGCCATGACCCCGAATTCCAAGCCGAACTGCAAGGCCTGCTCCGGGATTATGTTGGTCGTCCCAGTCCCCTCTACTTCGCCGAACGCCTCACCGCACACTACCGTAAACCCGATGGCACAGGCCCCCAAATCTATCTCAAACGAGAAGACCTCAACCATACGGGCGCTCATAAAATTAATAATGCCCTGGCTCAGGTTCTCCTCGCCAAGCGCATGGGCAAACAGCGCATTATTGCCGAAACCGGAGCCGGACAACATGGCGTTGCCACTGCCACCGTTTGCGCCCGGTTTGGTCTAAGTTGCGTGATTTATATGGGCGTTCAAGACATGGAGCGCCAAAAACTGAATGTGTTTCGGATGCGACTATTGGGGGCTGAAGTCTGTCCCGTGGAAGCGGGAACCGGAACCCTGAAAGATGCTACATCGGAAGCCATTCGCGACTGGGTGACGAATGTGGAAACCACCCACTATATCTTAGGTTCCGTTGCCGGCCCCCATCCTTACCCGATGATGGTGCGCGACTTTCACACCATCATTGGTGAAGAAACCCGCTCCCAAGCTTGGGAAAAATGGGGCGGACTCCCGGATATTCTCCTCGCTTGTGTGGGGGGTGGCTCGAATGCCATGGGACTCTTCTATGAGTTTGTCAAAGAGAGTTCGGTGCGCCTCATTGGTGTGGAAGCTGCCGGAGAAGGGGTGAAGACTGATAAGCACGCCGCCACTCTTACCCAAGGCCAGGTGGGTGTTTTACATGGAGCCATGAGCTATCTGTTGCAAGATGATGAGGGTCAGGTGATTGAAGCTCATTCGATTAGTGCGGGCTTAGATTATCCGGGAGTGGGGCCGGAACATAGCTATTTGAAGCAGACGGAACGGGCTGAATATTACAGTGTGACGGATGAAGAGGCAGTGGCGGCCTTTGAGCGGCTATCGAAATTAGAGGGGATTATTCCTGCTCTAGAAACATCTCATGCGATCGCCTATTTAGAAACCCTCTGTCCCCAACTCGAAGGCAGTCCCCGCATCATTATCAACTGTTCCGGGCGCGGTGACAAAGACGTGCAAACCGTAGCTCAATACTTGGGTTAAGTCCCATCTCGCCATCTCCCCATTCCCTCACTTCCCCACTCCCCCCAATGTAAAGAAATATTACAGTTTTTGGGATTTTGCATAAAAACCGCCTCAAAAAACTGAGAACCCTATAGGAGGGAGTGAACAACTCAGTCCTGCCGCTATCCTCTCGAAGGAGAACTCAGTTCTCCTTCTTTCCTCTATCCATCGCGTCTACCCAAGAAGATGAACTCCGAATCATCCCCCCCGCTTTCAGAAGCCCATACCCTGATTTGTCCCAATTTGGGCGAATATTGGAAACTCGGTAAAGTCAAGGACTCCGAGCAAGTTATCCTCAAAGCTCCCGGACAACAGTTCCTATTTTCACCCGCAGAAGGCTATGCTCTGCGCTACTTTACCGGGCAATTTAGTCTAGAGAGTATCCAAAAAGCTTGCCAAGATGAGTTTGAAGATACCCTTGACCCCAACTTTGCCGGGCAACTGCTGGAAAAATTAATGACGTTGGGGATTTTGACATTTGATGAAGTCGAAGCCCCAGAACCGCCTGAATCTCCGCCTCCTGGGGGTTCCCAACTCAAACCCTGTCTAGAGTGGATTGAACACCGAGACTATTGGGTACTGCGAAACCCAGAAAACGTCACATTTTTGCAAGTGTGCGAGCCAGATAAAATTATTATCGAACAGATTGGCCGGCGATCGCCCCAAGCCATTATCCAAGAATTTTGCATTCCCCCCCACCATCTCAAAGGCTTGCTGCAAATGCTGGCAGCCACCGGCATGTTAGTGGGAACGGAACCCGCCAAGCCCCGTAGAGGCAAATTTACGCCCCTACAACTGCTCTTTTTCCGAATTCCCCTTTTTAACCCCGATCGCTTCCTCAACGCCCATATCGACAAAATACGCTGGGTCTTTTCCCAACCCGCCTTTGTTCTCCTCCTCGGCTTTCTCAGCTTTTCGGCTGCCCTCGG encodes:
- a CDS encoding NACHT and WD repeat domain-containing protein, with translation MDIKHILRLNKSLLGGTALLGLGSIGAGALALANPIGGAIAVGALTGISNFTAGMVANNLGALVDKLRDNREVLRNQDLAKAAALAITLALGKISPQYPKIQGQLEHLATQTEAYWLQWEEQAQNLTLFESVREEKLVNIFAQSPEEFSQYQVLRAEEWRDLATWLFEQGCQQGALLGELADYANVINALAQELQLNFNKNLREVLKDDAANGGEAFAGMLLDLHGKTLAQLDNIEKEFKEAFQKLATREDICQALERVESGIHQELQEIKAMLVVVLELLHQRGSEEEQGQPLPDLRWVGGQAPPLSLPCPYLGLSAFGKDDQHLFFGRDALIQELVQAVEGREIVPVIGPSGSGKSSVVFAGLLPELEKQSGWLMESLRPKNDPLYELARALLRLTAPETELQEENLNAPIVAQRLQDDPLTVEKWLGSVLERHPQKRIVLVIDQFEEVFTTEKRSVFLERVLEGVAALNQGKRRVTLLFTMRADFMENALSEPRLAEVLDGDVKVKPMGVEQLRAIIERPAQGLVQIQDGLTERILEDALTEKEATLVEQAGCLPLVEFALKQLWDAHERGWLTHEAYEQIGGVKGAIAQHAEAKFQALKPEEQDTMRQLFIQLVYPGVENRHTRKIVTSSELGEQQWSLAQELAKGDYRLVVTNRNEGTKTVELIHEALIREWERFQEWIKEDWEFRRWQEQLEVERKLGDWLQGKRLIQAEYWLQERRGELSKEQQEFIRESIEKREKSIQEREKQRRRVLQGAVAVGGVMTVLAAAAGLFGWQAERRRVEAEVRADALFAQRLVEVRPVPALTRAIATTARSEQKLGQVLPLVQSSLAETVQVSRERQLFQGHQASVRSLAITPDGSKVISGSGSTLVGSNDNTLRVWDITTGESLAILEGHQNDVTSIAITPDGSKVISGSNDNTLRVWDITTGESLAVLEGHQNDVTSIAITPDGSKVISGSEDNTLRVWDIATGESLAVLEGHQSTVNSIAITPDGSKVISGSGSTLVGSNDNTLRVWDITTGESLAVLEGHQNDVTSIAITPDGSKVISGSWDNTLRVWDITT
- the trpB gene encoding tryptophan synthase subunit beta encodes the protein MTTTPINPPQTIASVPDRLGRFGQFGGKYVPETLMPALAELEQAYDHYRHDPEFQAELQGLLRDYVGRPSPLYFAERLTAHYRKPDGTGPQIYLKREDLNHTGAHKINNALAQVLLAKRMGKQRIIAETGAGQHGVATATVCARFGLSCVIYMGVQDMERQKLNVFRMRLLGAEVCPVEAGTGTLKDATSEAIRDWVTNVETTHYILGSVAGPHPYPMMVRDFHTIIGEETRSQAWEKWGGLPDILLACVGGGSNAMGLFYEFVKESSVRLIGVEAAGEGVKTDKHAATLTQGQVGVLHGAMSYLLQDDEGQVIEAHSISAGLDYPGVGPEHSYLKQTERAEYYSVTDEEAVAAFERLSKLEGIIPALETSHAIAYLETLCPQLEGSPRIIINCSGRGDKDVQTVAQYLG
- a CDS encoding M50 family metallopeptidase, which produces MNSESSPPLSEAHTLICPNLGEYWKLGKVKDSEQVILKAPGQQFLFSPAEGYALRYFTGQFSLESIQKACQDEFEDTLDPNFAGQLLEKLMTLGILTFDEVEAPEPPESPPPGGSQLKPCLEWIEHRDYWVLRNPENVTFLQVCEPDKIIIEQIGRRSPQAIIQEFCIPPHHLKGLLQMLAATGMLVGTEPAKPRRGKFTPLQLLFFRIPLFNPDRFLNAHIDKIRWVFSQPAFVLLLGFLSFSAALGIYNRDLIVYQGQQLLQTYGGSLMLPFVLCSAFVVTLHEFGHAFTLKHYRGIVPEIGLLFMMLIPAAYTNTSDSYCLPRWKRLFVVGAGILVQFILAAIGFWLWHFSTDGIWLHQTSFLLMAAALFTLALNLNPVAKFDGYYLAVAATGINNLRGRAFGLYINFFTGKPIREPKKDLWILALYAPFSLLYIWFVFGFLFWRIFTWSFANMPITALLLLAIWAVYYFCPRD